The proteins below are encoded in one region of Pseudophryne corroboree isolate aPseCor3 chromosome 8, aPseCor3.hap2, whole genome shotgun sequence:
- the LOC134949620 gene encoding zinc finger protein 585A-like isoform X1, with the protein MMLAHSQDVSSLQAHQVPTFDDVAIYFSQEEWGYLQEEQKTIYKDVIMDTFRSLKSLGYIHVKPEIISVIEKGEEPWITEGYQLNIRRNVLAAASDTEPVRRQENVPSMDSSPEVKPSLPGTALLLGPSGEGVVVQQKSVSQEQPPLFPHKLTLRTLQIPPAAVKSFLCHECGKCFGKKAHLVRHQITHTDRKPLICLDCGKCFTQYSTFLLHNRIHKGEKPFSCSDCGKIFTQRYNLINHMRTHTGHKPFSCSVCGKCFYLRSVLIKHYKIHTGEKPFPCSVCGKCFRQKSHLDKHQIVHSADKSFFCWECGLNFLTAADQAKHRLIHSSNKPFSCSECGKRFRWKSSLLEHSRIHTGEKPFSCSECPKSFRWKSSLVEHQRVHSTDKLFSCAECGKCFYKRSNLEQHQRTHTGEKPFACSGCDKRFSRKRHLVRHQAVHDEDLMFSCSECGKCFVREAAFTQHQKAHERKPRPCEDCGKTFTHRSERSKHMRSHTGEKPYPCPECGKCFGSMSVLGKHERTHTGVKSHACSECDKWFAEKSALATHLRTHTGEKPFGCSVCGKRFSQKAHEVKHQRVHVKAKQFSCLDCDKHFVTKSALSRHLIIHTGTKPFSCPECGKCFYRKSNLKQHERIHTGEKPYPCTECGKCFINNAHLVRHQGTHLDRKPFICSECGRSFAQYSTLSQHMKVHKGLSPFACPECGKVFTQKSDLAKHVRIHTGEKPYPCPECGKCFNVSSALIKHRRTHTGEKPFSCSECLKRFSQKAHLDKHAKVHTGEKPFACTECGQGFVSSSGLARHQAIHTGDKPFSCSECGKRFNWKSSLVEHVRIHTGDMPYTCCECGSSYSKRSALVKHQRTHTGEKGYKEAVVEPKSQHYGALSVGNTAMGVAEIEISV; encoded by the exons ATGATGCTCGCTCACAGCCAGGATGTATCCAGTCTACAGGCTCACCAG GTGCCGACATTTGATGACGTTGCAATCTATTTCTCCCAAGAGGAGTGGGGATATCTACAAGAGGAGCAGAAAACCATTTACAAGGATGTGATTATGGACACCTTCCGCTCCCTTAAATCTTTAG GTTACATTCATGTAAAGCCTGAAATAATATCTGTGATCGAGAAAGGAGAAGAGCCGTGGATAACGGAGGGCTATCAGCTTAATATAAGGCGGAACGTCCTCGCTGCCGCATCAG ATACGGAGCCTGTACGGCGACAAGAAAACGTTCCATCTATGGATTCCTCCCCAGAGGTAAAACCAAGCCTGCCGGGAACAGCACTTCTTCTAGGCCCCAGTGGTGAAGGTGTTGTGGTGCAACAGAAAAGTGTCTCCCAGGAACAACCTCCTCTCTTTCCTCACAAACTAACGCTTAGAACACTTCAGATCCCACCCGCGGCGGTGAAGTCCTTTTTGTGCCACGAGTGTGGGAAGTGTTTCGGCAAAAAGGCTCACCTTGTCCGTCATCAGATCACCCACACTGACAGAAAGCCCTTGATCTGCCTGGACTGTGGCAAATGTTTTACACAATACTCGACATTTTTATTGCACAACAGAATTCACAAAGGTGAGAAACCCTTTTCCTGCTCAGACTGTGGGAAAATCTTCACCCAGAGGTACAACCTGATCAACCACATGAGAACGCACACCGGGCATAAGCCCTTTTCCTGCTCGGTGTGCGGGAAATGCTTTTACCTTCGCTCAGTCCTGATTAAACATTACAAGATACATACGGGAGAGAAGCCCTTCCCTTGTTCTGTCTGCGGTAAATGCTTCAGACAGAAGTCGCATCTGGACAAGCATCAGATCGTTCACTCTGCGGACAAGTCCTTCTTCTGTTGGGAGTGTGGATTAAACTTCCTGACTGCGGCGGACCAGGCAAAACACAGGCTGATCCACAGCAGCAATAAGCCCTTTTCCTGCTCCGAATGCGGGAAGCGCTTCCGGTGGAAGTCGTCCCTTTTGGAACACTCGAGAATTCACACGGGGGAGAAACCATTTTCCTGCTCGGAGTGCCCGAAAAGTTTCCGCTGGAAGTCGTCCCTGGTGGAGCACCAGAGGGTCCACTCCACCGACAAGCTCTTTTCCTGCGCCGAATGCGGCAAATGTTTCTACAAGCGGTCAAACCTGGAACAGCATCAGAGGACGCACACAGGGGAGAAGCCTTTCGCCTGCTCCGGCTGCGACAAACGCTTCAGCCGCAAGAGACATCTAGTCCGGCACCAGGCGGTGCACGACGAAGACCTGATgttttcttgctcggagtgtgggaagTGTTTCGTCCGGGAAGCTGCCTTCACGCAGCATCAGAAAGCGCACGAGAGGAAGCCGCGGCCGTGCGAGGATTGTGGGAAGACTTTCACCCACCGGTCCGAACGCTCCAAGCAcatgagaagtcacacaggagaaaaaccgtATCCGTGTCCGGAGTGCGGGAAGTGCTTCGGCAGTATGTCGGTGCTTGGAAAGCACGAgcgcactcacacgggtgtgaagtCACACGCTTGCTCCGAGTGCGACAAGTGGTTCGCCGAGAAATCCGCGCTTGCTACACACCTGAgaactcacacaggagagaagccctTCGGGTGCTCCGTCTGCGGCAAGCGGTTCAGCCAGAAAGCACATGAGGTGAAGCACCAGCGAGTTCACGTTAAAGCCAAACAGTTCTCTTGCCTGGACTGCGACAAACATTTCGTCACCAAGTCTGCCCTTTCCAGGCACCTCATCATTCACACGGGGACGAAGCCATTTTCCTGTCCCGAATGCGGCAAATGCTTCTACAGGAAGTCCAACCTTAAGCAGCACGAGAGAATTCACACAGGCGAGAAACCCTATCCCTGCACCGAATGCGGAAAGTGTTTCATAAACAACGCCCACCTCGTGCGACACCAAGGGACTCACCTGGATAGGAAGCCGTTCATTTGCTCCGAGTGCGGCAGAAGTTTTGCGCAGTACTCAACTCTCTCGCAGCACATGAAGGTTCATAAAGGGCTCAGCCCGTTTGCCTGCCCGGAGTGCGGGAAAGTCTTCACCCAGAAGTCCGACCTGgccaaacacgtccgaatccacacGGGAGAAAAGCCGTATCCCTGCCCGGAATGTGGGAAGTGTTTCAACGTCAGCTCGGCCCTCATAAAACACCGGCGGACACACACGGGCGAGAAACCTTTTTCCTGCTCCGAGTGTCTGAAACGTTTCAGTCAGAAAGCGCATCTGGATAAACACGCAAAGGTGCACACTGGGGAGAAACCCTTCGCCTGCACAGAATGCGGGCAGGGTTTCGTCAGCAGCTCCGGCCTGGCGAGGCACCAGGCCATCCACACGGGGGACAAACCATTTTCCTGTTCGGAGTGTGGGAAGCGGTTTAACTGGAAGTCTTCACTGGTGGAACACGTTAGAATTCATACGGGAGACATGCCGTACACCTGCTGTGAGTGCGGGAGCAGCTATTCAAAGCGGTCGGCTCTTGTAAAACACCAGAGAACTCACACTGGTGAAAAGGGCTATAAAGAAGCCGTCGTAGAACCTAAGAGCCAACATTACGGTGCACTGAGTGTAGGAAACACTGCCATGGGAGTTGCAGAAATAGAGATAAGCGTTTAA
- the LOC134949620 gene encoding zinc finger protein 420-like isoform X2 codes for MMLAHSQDVSSLQAHQVPTFDDVAIYFSQEEWGYLQEEQKTIYKDVIMDTFRSLKSLDTEPVRRQENVPSMDSSPEVKPSLPGTALLLGPSGEGVVVQQKSVSQEQPPLFPHKLTLRTLQIPPAAVKSFLCHECGKCFGKKAHLVRHQITHTDRKPLICLDCGKCFTQYSTFLLHNRIHKGEKPFSCSDCGKIFTQRYNLINHMRTHTGHKPFSCSVCGKCFYLRSVLIKHYKIHTGEKPFPCSVCGKCFRQKSHLDKHQIVHSADKSFFCWECGLNFLTAADQAKHRLIHSSNKPFSCSECGKRFRWKSSLLEHSRIHTGEKPFSCSECPKSFRWKSSLVEHQRVHSTDKLFSCAECGKCFYKRSNLEQHQRTHTGEKPFACSGCDKRFSRKRHLVRHQAVHDEDLMFSCSECGKCFVREAAFTQHQKAHERKPRPCEDCGKTFTHRSERSKHMRSHTGEKPYPCPECGKCFGSMSVLGKHERTHTGVKSHACSECDKWFAEKSALATHLRTHTGEKPFGCSVCGKRFSQKAHEVKHQRVHVKAKQFSCLDCDKHFVTKSALSRHLIIHTGTKPFSCPECGKCFYRKSNLKQHERIHTGEKPYPCTECGKCFINNAHLVRHQGTHLDRKPFICSECGRSFAQYSTLSQHMKVHKGLSPFACPECGKVFTQKSDLAKHVRIHTGEKPYPCPECGKCFNVSSALIKHRRTHTGEKPFSCSECLKRFSQKAHLDKHAKVHTGEKPFACTECGQGFVSSSGLARHQAIHTGDKPFSCSECGKRFNWKSSLVEHVRIHTGDMPYTCCECGSSYSKRSALVKHQRTHTGEKGYKEAVVEPKSQHYGALSVGNTAMGVAEIEISV; via the exons ATGATGCTCGCTCACAGCCAGGATGTATCCAGTCTACAGGCTCACCAG GTGCCGACATTTGATGACGTTGCAATCTATTTCTCCCAAGAGGAGTGGGGATATCTACAAGAGGAGCAGAAAACCATTTACAAGGATGTGATTATGGACACCTTCCGCTCCCTTAAATCTTTAG ATACGGAGCCTGTACGGCGACAAGAAAACGTTCCATCTATGGATTCCTCCCCAGAGGTAAAACCAAGCCTGCCGGGAACAGCACTTCTTCTAGGCCCCAGTGGTGAAGGTGTTGTGGTGCAACAGAAAAGTGTCTCCCAGGAACAACCTCCTCTCTTTCCTCACAAACTAACGCTTAGAACACTTCAGATCCCACCCGCGGCGGTGAAGTCCTTTTTGTGCCACGAGTGTGGGAAGTGTTTCGGCAAAAAGGCTCACCTTGTCCGTCATCAGATCACCCACACTGACAGAAAGCCCTTGATCTGCCTGGACTGTGGCAAATGTTTTACACAATACTCGACATTTTTATTGCACAACAGAATTCACAAAGGTGAGAAACCCTTTTCCTGCTCAGACTGTGGGAAAATCTTCACCCAGAGGTACAACCTGATCAACCACATGAGAACGCACACCGGGCATAAGCCCTTTTCCTGCTCGGTGTGCGGGAAATGCTTTTACCTTCGCTCAGTCCTGATTAAACATTACAAGATACATACGGGAGAGAAGCCCTTCCCTTGTTCTGTCTGCGGTAAATGCTTCAGACAGAAGTCGCATCTGGACAAGCATCAGATCGTTCACTCTGCGGACAAGTCCTTCTTCTGTTGGGAGTGTGGATTAAACTTCCTGACTGCGGCGGACCAGGCAAAACACAGGCTGATCCACAGCAGCAATAAGCCCTTTTCCTGCTCCGAATGCGGGAAGCGCTTCCGGTGGAAGTCGTCCCTTTTGGAACACTCGAGAATTCACACGGGGGAGAAACCATTTTCCTGCTCGGAGTGCCCGAAAAGTTTCCGCTGGAAGTCGTCCCTGGTGGAGCACCAGAGGGTCCACTCCACCGACAAGCTCTTTTCCTGCGCCGAATGCGGCAAATGTTTCTACAAGCGGTCAAACCTGGAACAGCATCAGAGGACGCACACAGGGGAGAAGCCTTTCGCCTGCTCCGGCTGCGACAAACGCTTCAGCCGCAAGAGACATCTAGTCCGGCACCAGGCGGTGCACGACGAAGACCTGATgttttcttgctcggagtgtgggaagTGTTTCGTCCGGGAAGCTGCCTTCACGCAGCATCAGAAAGCGCACGAGAGGAAGCCGCGGCCGTGCGAGGATTGTGGGAAGACTTTCACCCACCGGTCCGAACGCTCCAAGCAcatgagaagtcacacaggagaaaaaccgtATCCGTGTCCGGAGTGCGGGAAGTGCTTCGGCAGTATGTCGGTGCTTGGAAAGCACGAgcgcactcacacgggtgtgaagtCACACGCTTGCTCCGAGTGCGACAAGTGGTTCGCCGAGAAATCCGCGCTTGCTACACACCTGAgaactcacacaggagagaagccctTCGGGTGCTCCGTCTGCGGCAAGCGGTTCAGCCAGAAAGCACATGAGGTGAAGCACCAGCGAGTTCACGTTAAAGCCAAACAGTTCTCTTGCCTGGACTGCGACAAACATTTCGTCACCAAGTCTGCCCTTTCCAGGCACCTCATCATTCACACGGGGACGAAGCCATTTTCCTGTCCCGAATGCGGCAAATGCTTCTACAGGAAGTCCAACCTTAAGCAGCACGAGAGAATTCACACAGGCGAGAAACCCTATCCCTGCACCGAATGCGGAAAGTGTTTCATAAACAACGCCCACCTCGTGCGACACCAAGGGACTCACCTGGATAGGAAGCCGTTCATTTGCTCCGAGTGCGGCAGAAGTTTTGCGCAGTACTCAACTCTCTCGCAGCACATGAAGGTTCATAAAGGGCTCAGCCCGTTTGCCTGCCCGGAGTGCGGGAAAGTCTTCACCCAGAAGTCCGACCTGgccaaacacgtccgaatccacacGGGAGAAAAGCCGTATCCCTGCCCGGAATGTGGGAAGTGTTTCAACGTCAGCTCGGCCCTCATAAAACACCGGCGGACACACACGGGCGAGAAACCTTTTTCCTGCTCCGAGTGTCTGAAACGTTTCAGTCAGAAAGCGCATCTGGATAAACACGCAAAGGTGCACACTGGGGAGAAACCCTTCGCCTGCACAGAATGCGGGCAGGGTTTCGTCAGCAGCTCCGGCCTGGCGAGGCACCAGGCCATCCACACGGGGGACAAACCATTTTCCTGTTCGGAGTGTGGGAAGCGGTTTAACTGGAAGTCTTCACTGGTGGAACACGTTAGAATTCATACGGGAGACATGCCGTACACCTGCTGTGAGTGCGGGAGCAGCTATTCAAAGCGGTCGGCTCTTGTAAAACACCAGAGAACTCACACTGGTGAAAAGGGCTATAAAGAAGCCGTCGTAGAACCTAAGAGCCAACATTACGGTGCACTGAGTGTAGGAAACACTGCCATGGGAGTTGCAGAAATAGAGATAAGCGTTTAA